In the genome of Streptomyces sp. SAI-127, the window GGCTGAAGGTGCCGGACACGGTGATCGTGCTCGGCTGGGAGATGAACGGCACCACGTACACCCATCGCTGCGGGCCCGACCCGGAGGCCTGGAAGACGTACTGGAACAGGATCGTCACGACCATGCGTGCGGTGCCGGGGCAGAAGTTCCGGTTCGACTTCGCGCCGTCCCGGGGGCGGGACGCCGTGCCCTGGACGCGGTGTTATCCCGGGGACGACTCGGTCGACATCGTTGGCATGGATTCCTACGACCAGCCGTCCGGGATGACGTTCGACGAACAGGTGAATGAGCCCTACGGCCTTCGGGCGCAGGTGAATTTCGCCAAGGCCCACGGCAAGCCCGTCTCCTATCCGGAATGGGGACTGTTCCGCAACGGGGACAACGCCGAGTACATGCGGCGCATGCTCGGCTGGATGAACGAGCACAAGCCGCTCTACAACACGCTGACCGACTACTGCCCGCACGGTGTGTGGCAGTGCCCGGACAACCCGCGGGCGGCAGAGATCTACCGGTCCCTCCTCTCCGGCACCATCACCGCCCCCACGGAGCCGGCCGAGCCCACCGACCCCGTCACGGAGCCGGCCGAGCCCACCGCACCCGTCGGCCCGACGAGTCCGCCCGACTGCTCTCCGGTGGATCTGGGCGACTGGGTCGAGTACTGGCTCGGCGGGAAGCTGTGCCTGCGCTTCGACTGGTTGCCGCGCAACCGGTAGCGCGGCCGACCGGTGGCGGCGGACTCCCTCAGGACCCGCCGCCACCGTGGCGCTCCTTCCGCTCCGTCCAGTCCTGCCAGTGGAGCAGCAACTCCTTGCCCCGCCGCCGCGCGGCCACGTCGCACTCGACCGCCGCCAGCAGCGGGGCCGTGCGCCGCCGGGCCAGCAGCAGCCGCTGGTTGACGACCGGCTCGGGCCGCCAGTGGTGTTTGTACGGCTCGTTGCCGCGCAGCAGGCTCAGCGTGCCGTGCCCGCCCTCCTGGGTGTGCCGGCTGCACGCGTCGAGCAGCATCACCGCCACGTCC includes:
- a CDS encoding glycosyl hydrolase, yielding MAPQHRRTRSGRLAVVAASVVATTALASGPGFAAGAGVARIAGPPAPTPAATPVPVAPALPEQPKVTPPPLPAPAWPGKHAPAFGAYLDYGPNGVARMLDLSRWLGGAELRVGHTYLPGDRWSNIEGAPGFLDAWARWRTGRDDRMFVLNVPMLERNEEQVSDAEVRLLLRQGAAGRFDRHFRALAERLVRLKVPDTVIVLGWEMNGTTYTHRCGPDPEAWKTYWNRIVTTMRAVPGQKFRFDFAPSRGRDAVPWTRCYPGDDSVDIVGMDSYDQPSGMTFDEQVNEPYGLRAQVNFAKAHGKPVSYPEWGLFRNGDNAEYMRRMLGWMNEHKPLYNTLTDYCPHGVWQCPDNPRAAEIYRSLLSGTITAPTEPAEPTDPVTEPAEPTAPVGPTSPPDCSPVDLGDWVEYWLGGKLCLRFDWLPRNR